In Streptomyces alboniger, the following are encoded in one genomic region:
- a CDS encoding deoxyguanosinetriphosphate triphosphohydrolase produces the protein MEGTAPNGTAPHARYEAYEGYDEAAVERWAAEPDKRPGRTAFQRDRARVLHSAALRRLAGKTQVVTPGTRSQAWDASARTRLTHSLECAQVGRELGAALGCDPDLVETACLSHDLGHPPFGHNGEQALNEVAADCGGFEGNAQSLRLLTRIEPKRFVRSEATGDLVSVGLNLTRAALDAATKYPWQRGAHPTDPHSSKFGVYEDDRPVFDWVRKEAPGHRTCFEAQVMDWSDDVAYSVHDFEDGLHAGHIDPNALHAEPERQDIYAVALGRYVPEDTDPEELAQALDRLLDQEWWPHGYDGSAVTQARLKDATSQLIGRFCLAAETATRVRHGKGPLTRYAAELVVPREARHECAVLKAVADRYVMQRPAQERLRADQRIVVAELAEALMTRAPDGLDPQFRALYDTADDDRAAQRVVIDQIASLTDAAARALHTRLTARR, from the coding sequence ATGGAAGGCACAGCACCGAACGGCACAGCACCGCACGCGCGATACGAGGCCTACGAGGGCTACGACGAAGCCGCCGTCGAGCGATGGGCCGCCGAGCCCGACAAGAGGCCGGGGCGTACGGCCTTCCAGCGCGACCGCGCGCGCGTGCTGCACTCCGCTGCGCTGCGCCGCCTCGCCGGAAAGACCCAGGTCGTCACGCCCGGCACGCGCAGCCAGGCCTGGGACGCCAGCGCCCGCACCCGGCTGACGCACTCCCTGGAGTGCGCCCAGGTGGGCCGCGAGCTGGGCGCGGCCCTCGGCTGCGACCCCGATTTGGTGGAGACCGCCTGCCTCTCCCACGACCTCGGCCACCCGCCCTTCGGGCACAACGGCGAGCAGGCGTTGAACGAAGTGGCGGCGGACTGCGGCGGCTTCGAGGGCAACGCCCAGTCGCTGCGCCTGCTCACCCGCATCGAGCCCAAGCGCTTCGTGCGCTCCGAGGCCACCGGCGACCTGGTCAGCGTCGGCCTCAACCTCACCCGCGCCGCCCTGGACGCCGCCACCAAGTACCCCTGGCAGCGCGGCGCCCACCCCACCGACCCGCACTCCTCCAAGTTCGGGGTCTACGAGGACGACCGGCCGGTGTTCGACTGGGTCCGCAAGGAGGCCCCCGGGCACCGCACCTGCTTCGAGGCGCAGGTCATGGACTGGTCGGACGATGTCGCCTACTCGGTCCACGACTTCGAGGACGGCCTGCACGCCGGTCACATCGATCCGAACGCACTGCACGCCGAGCCCGAGCGGCAGGACATCTACGCCGTGGCCCTCGGACGCTACGTACCCGAGGACACCGACCCCGAAGAGCTGGCCCAAGCCCTCGACCGCCTCCTCGACCAGGAGTGGTGGCCGCACGGATACGACGGATCGGCCGTCACCCAGGCCCGGTTGAAGGACGCCACCAGCCAGCTCATCGGCCGCTTCTGTCTCGCCGCGGAGACCGCCACGCGCGTGCGGCACGGCAAGGGGCCCCTCACGCGGTACGCCGCCGAACTCGTCGTGCCCCGCGAGGCACGGCACGAGTGCGCGGTGCTCAAGGCCGTCGCCGACCGCTACGTGATGCAGCGCCCCGCGCAGGAGCGGCTCCGCGCGGACCAGCGCATCGTGGTCGCCGAACTCGCCGAGGCGCTCATGACGCGCGCCCCCGACGGCCTCGACCCGCAGTTCCGCGCCCTGTACGACACGGCGGACGACGACCGCGCGGCCCAGCGCGTGGTGATCGACCAGATCGCGTCCCTCACGGACGCGGCCGCCCGCGCGCTGCACACACGACTGACAGCGAGACGATAG
- a CDS encoding sirohydrochlorin chelatase, with translation MTPDHITSQLVSRPSLVPLHGNRRPDSSPTPHTRPTLVLVPHGSRDPRALATVTALADRIREQRPGLAVRLGHIELNQPLLTDALAAQRGGGAVLVPLLLSRGQHVKRDIPAAAAAAPHLETRVAAPLGPHPLLAEALHTRLVQAGWPVRHLGAAARRRHAVVLAAAGSRDPESAVGTEAAAALLADRLGVPVVPAYAAPTPACARTVPEALEALAAEGRSRVAVAAYFTAPGRFATQSAVAAPWIAAAPLGAHPALARLVLHRYDQARTAPPVAEQRRLTAV, from the coding sequence ATGACGCCGGACCACATCACCAGTCAGCTCGTCAGCCGGCCCAGCCTCGTACCACTCCACGGCAACCGCCGCCCCGACTCCAGCCCCACCCCCCACACGCGCCCCACGCTCGTCCTCGTCCCCCACGGCAGCCGCGACCCCCGTGCCCTCGCCACCGTCACGGCACTCGCCGACCGGATCCGCGAGCAGCGGCCCGGACTCGCCGTCCGGCTCGGACACATCGAGCTGAACCAGCCACTGCTCACCGACGCCCTCGCCGCGCAGCGAGGCGGCGGCGCCGTGCTCGTCCCGCTGCTCCTGAGCCGCGGCCAGCACGTCAAGCGCGACATCCCCGCGGCCGCCGCCGCCGCGCCCCACCTGGAGACCCGCGTGGCCGCCCCGCTCGGCCCGCACCCGCTGCTCGCCGAGGCCCTGCACACCCGGCTCGTCCAGGCGGGCTGGCCCGTGCGGCACCTGGGCGCGGCCGCCCGTCGTCGGCACGCGGTCGTCCTCGCCGCCGCCGGCTCCCGCGACCCGGAGTCGGCCGTCGGCACCGAGGCCGCAGCCGCCCTGCTCGCCGACCGCCTCGGCGTCCCCGTCGTCCCCGCCTACGCCGCCCCCACCCCGGCCTGCGCCCGCACCGTGCCCGAAGCGCTCGAAGCCCTGGCCGCCGAGGGCAGGAGCCGCGTCGCCGTCGCCGCGTACTTCACGGCCCCGGGCCGCTTCGCCACCCAGAGCGCCGTCGCCGCGCCCTGGATCGCCGCGGCCCCGCTCGGCGCCCACCCGGCGCTCGCCCGCCTCGTCCTGCACCGCTACGACCAGGCCCGCACCGCCCCGCCGGTGGCCGAACAGCGCCGCTTGACCGCGGTCTGA
- a CDS encoding SanA/YdcF family protein has protein sequence MDRMDAGRTDTGRTDFTGWAGLRGLAAACRERLVAFRERLARSRRPRRPAWLRLPRTRKGRRRAVQGAMTLCVLALLPATWLFVTTDGKTGSLADAPRARVAMVFGAGLWEGEPSPYLAHRLDAAAELYRAGRIEVVLVTGDNSREDYDEPDAMRAYLKKHGVPDRRIVSDYAGFDTWDSCVRAKKIFGVDRAVLISQGFHIRRAVALCDAAGVSSYGVGVDAVHDATWYYGGAREVFAAGKAALDAVFRPDPRFLGARERGVEQALASRR, from the coding sequence ATGGACCGGATGGATGCGGGCCGGACGGATACGGGCCGGACGGATTTCACGGGGTGGGCGGGGCTGCGGGGCCTGGCGGCGGCGTGCCGGGAGCGCCTGGTGGCGTTTCGGGAGCGCCTGGCGCGGTCGCGCCGCCCGCGACGGCCGGCATGGCTGCGGCTTCCGCGTACGCGAAAGGGGCGGCGCAGGGCCGTCCAGGGCGCGATGACGCTCTGCGTGCTCGCACTGCTGCCCGCGACCTGGCTCTTCGTGACGACGGACGGCAAGACCGGTTCGCTCGCGGACGCTCCGCGCGCCCGGGTCGCGATGGTCTTCGGCGCCGGGCTGTGGGAGGGCGAGCCCTCGCCCTATCTCGCGCACCGGCTGGACGCGGCGGCCGAGCTGTACCGGGCGGGCCGGATAGAGGTCGTGCTCGTGACGGGGGACAACAGCCGCGAGGACTATGACGAACCGGACGCGATGCGCGCCTATCTGAAGAAACACGGGGTGCCGGACCGCCGGATCGTGAGCGACTACGCCGGGTTCGACACCTGGGACTCCTGCGTCCGCGCCAAGAAGATCTTCGGCGTGGACCGGGCGGTGCTGATCAGCCAGGGCTTCCACATACGCAGGGCGGTCGCGCTGTGCGACGCGGCGGGCGTCTCGTCGTACGGCGTCGGGGTGGACGCCGTTCACGACGCGACCTGGTACTACGGCGGCGCCCGGGAGGTGTTCGCGGCGGGCAAGGCGGCACTGGACGCGGTGTTCCGGCCCGACCCGCGGTTCCTCGGGGCGCGGGAGCGGGGCGTGGAGCAGGCGCTGGCGTCGCGACGGTAG
- a CDS encoding molybdopterin oxidoreductase family protein, whose protein sequence is MHSTATPATPATTATPAATAVTATHCPYCALQCGMGLTAGTGGGVEVVERASFPVNRGALCGKGRTAPALLSSRVRLTEPLVRSHATGKLVPASWEEALDRIAGELSRVREEHGADACGVFGGGGLTNEKAYALGKFARVVLGTSQIDYNGRFCMSSAAAAGQRAFGLDRGLPFPLEDIPRTGCVILVGSNLAETMPPALRYLTELRENGGTLIVVDPRRTRTAEQADLHLAPRPGTDLALALGLLHLVVAEGRTDEAFIEERTSGWEGARAAAMAHWPEHVERITGVPVPQLRDAVRMFCDAEASMVLTARGPEQQSKGTDTVGAWINLCLATGRAGRPLSGYGCLTGQGNGQGGREHGQKADQLPGYRKLTDPAARAHVAEVWGVDPDSLPGPGRSAYELLDALGGDVKTLLLMGSNPVVSAPRAAHVEERLRSLDFLAVADVVLSETAELADVVLPVTQWAEETGTVTNLEGRVLLRRRAVSAPGGVRSDLDVLHGLAARLGHGKGFPVDPEQVFEELRRASAGGPADYSGISYERLREGDGEGVFWPCPDPAPGSGQVPGGAGVVPHPGTPRLFLEGFATEDGRARFVPVVHRAAAEETDAEYPVLLTTGRVLAQYQSGAQTRRVDELNSAAPGPFVELHPRLAAGLGIADGEAVAVVSRRGRAVAPARVTSSIRSDTVFMPFHWPGEGRANSLTHPALDPVSRMPEFKVCAVRLERAERS, encoded by the coding sequence ATGCACTCCACGGCGACACCCGCGACACCGGCGACCACCGCGACCCCCGCGGCCACGGCGGTGACGGCGACCCACTGCCCGTACTGCGCGTTGCAGTGCGGGATGGGGCTGACGGCGGGCACCGGTGGTGGTGTGGAGGTCGTGGAGCGCGCGTCGTTCCCCGTGAACAGGGGCGCCCTGTGCGGAAAGGGACGCACGGCGCCCGCTCTGCTCTCCTCCCGGGTCCGCCTGACCGAGCCCCTCGTCCGATCCCACGCCACGGGCAAGCTCGTGCCAGCCTCCTGGGAGGAGGCCCTCGACCGGATCGCCGGGGAGCTGTCCCGTGTGCGCGAGGAACATGGCGCGGACGCGTGCGGGGTGTTCGGCGGCGGCGGGCTGACCAACGAGAAGGCGTACGCGCTGGGCAAGTTCGCGCGGGTGGTGCTCGGTACGTCGCAGATCGACTACAACGGACGGTTCTGCATGTCGTCGGCGGCGGCCGCCGGGCAGCGGGCGTTCGGGCTCGACCGGGGGCTGCCGTTCCCGCTGGAGGACATCCCGCGCACCGGTTGCGTGATCCTCGTCGGGTCGAACCTCGCCGAGACGATGCCGCCCGCCCTGCGGTACCTCACGGAGCTGCGGGAGAACGGCGGCACGCTGATCGTCGTGGACCCGCGCCGTACACGCACCGCCGAGCAGGCCGACCTGCATCTGGCGCCGCGCCCCGGCACGGACCTCGCCCTGGCGCTCGGGCTGCTGCACCTGGTCGTGGCGGAGGGCCGGACGGACGAGGCGTTCATCGAGGAGCGGACCAGCGGATGGGAGGGGGCGCGGGCGGCGGCGATGGCGCACTGGCCCGAGCACGTCGAGCGGATCACCGGCGTGCCCGTGCCCCAACTGCGCGACGCGGTGCGCATGTTCTGCGACGCCGAGGCCTCGATGGTGCTCACCGCGCGTGGGCCCGAGCAGCAGTCCAAGGGCACGGACACCGTCGGGGCGTGGATCAATCTGTGTCTCGCCACGGGCCGGGCCGGGCGGCCGCTGTCCGGGTACGGCTGTCTGACCGGGCAGGGCAACGGCCAGGGCGGGCGTGAGCACGGGCAGAAGGCGGACCAGTTGCCCGGGTATCGCAAGCTGACGGACCCGGCGGCGCGGGCACATGTGGCGGAGGTCTGGGGCGTGGACCCCGATTCGCTGCCGGGGCCCGGCAGGTCGGCGTACGAACTGCTCGACGCGCTCGGCGGGGACGTCAAGACGCTGCTCCTGATGGGGTCCAACCCGGTCGTGTCGGCGCCGCGGGCCGCGCATGTGGAGGAGCGGCTGCGGTCGCTGGACTTCCTCGCGGTGGCGGACGTGGTGCTGTCGGAGACGGCCGAGCTGGCGGACGTGGTGCTGCCGGTGACGCAGTGGGCCGAGGAGACGGGGACGGTGACGAACCTGGAGGGGCGGGTGCTGCTGCGCCGCCGGGCGGTGTCCGCGCCCGGCGGGGTCCGAAGCGACCTGGACGTGCTGCACGGGCTCGCGGCGCGGCTCGGCCATGGGAAGGGTTTTCCCGTCGATCCGGAGCAGGTCTTCGAGGAGTTGCGGCGGGCGAGCGCGGGCGGGCCCGCGGACTACTCGGGCATCTCGTACGAGCGGCTGAGGGAGGGGGACGGCGAGGGGGTGTTCTGGCCGTGCCCCGACCCGGCGCCGGGCAGCGGGCAGGTTCCGGGCGGCGCCGGTGTGGTTCCGCATCCCGGGACGCCCCGGCTGTTTCTGGAGGGGTTCGCGACGGAGGACGGGCGGGCGCGGTTCGTGCCGGTGGTGCACCGGGCCGCCGCCGAGGAGACGGACGCGGAGTATCCCGTGCTGCTCACCACGGGGCGGGTCCTCGCGCAGTACCAGTCGGGGGCGCAGACGCGGCGGGTCGATGAGCTGAACTCCGCGGCGCCGGGGCCTTTCGTGGAGCTGCATCCGCGGCTGGCCGCGGGGCTCGGGATAGCCGACGGCGAGGCGGTCGCCGTGGTCTCACGGCGTGGCCGGGCGGTGGCCCCGGCGCGGGTCACGTCGTCGATCCGCTCGGACACGGTGTTCATGCCGTTCCACTGGCCGGGCGAGGGTCGCGCCAACTCCCTGACGCATCCGGCGCTGGATCCCGTGTCGCGGATGCCGGAGTTCAAGGTGTGCGCGGTGCGGCTGGAACGCGCGGAACGGAGTTAG
- a CDS encoding gamma-glutamylcyclotransferase family protein — protein sequence MTERDAPRLPFFVYGTLRPGEPNHAAYLCGRVTAEEPALLPGTVLYEGPGYPYAVEAPEAGPVRGELVTAAPSAHDGLLTALDLLEEYAPGDPRNLYERVTREVTRAADGTATRAWVYLAAPRMAARLRASGTLIEDGAWTSHRLGR from the coding sequence GTGACCGAGCGGGACGCGCCGCGACTGCCCTTCTTCGTCTACGGCACCCTGCGCCCGGGTGAGCCGAACCACGCCGCCTACCTCTGCGGCCGGGTGACGGCGGAGGAACCGGCCCTGCTGCCGGGAACCGTCCTGTACGAGGGCCCCGGCTACCCCTACGCCGTCGAGGCCCCGGAAGCCGGACCGGTACGCGGCGAGCTGGTGACCGCGGCCCCCTCCGCCCACGACGGACTGCTCACCGCCCTCGACCTCCTGGAGGAGTACGCGCCGGGCGACCCCCGCAACCTCTACGAACGGGTGACACGCGAGGTGACTCGCGCCGCCGACGGGACGGCCACGCGCGCCTGGGTCTACCTGGCGGCACCCCGCATGGCCGCGCGCCTGCGCGCGTCGGGGACGCTGATCGAGGACGGCGCCTGGACGAGCCACCGCCTCGGCCGGTAA
- the cutA gene encoding divalent-cation tolerance protein CutA, with amino-acid sequence MDDESTAAAVLTVLTVLTTTDAEHKARDLARGAVGARLAACAQITGPVTSVYRWEGDIETAQEWQVLLKTTAARYAALEAWLTDAHDYDTPEIIATPVARGSAAYLEWVERETAE; translated from the coding sequence ATGGACGATGAATCGACGGCGGCGGCCGTACTGACCGTGCTGACCGTGCTGACGACGACCGACGCGGAACACAAGGCGCGTGACCTCGCGCGCGGGGCGGTCGGGGCGAGGCTCGCGGCCTGCGCGCAGATCACCGGTCCCGTCACCTCCGTATACCGCTGGGAAGGCGACATCGAGACCGCACAGGAGTGGCAGGTGCTGCTCAAAACGACCGCCGCGCGCTACGCCGCCCTGGAGGCATGGCTCACCGACGCCCACGACTACGACACCCCGGAGATCATCGCGACCCCGGTGGCGCGGGGGAGCGCGGCCTACCTGGAGTGGGTGGAGCGGGAGACCGCCGAGTGA
- a CDS encoding sensor histidine kinase → MPRRKAAALNGLGFRRKFAALTALGLRWKIAALLAGGCAVVAVAIGLLIHHARLDQVAGNARSNATAQLVRVRQLYELTGEVDRSDMDAALDAPDLPEPLRRAALAGQRTTYLDMAADDPCVWAARPVGGRKPHVLSVRASLREQAGEVAEFDRRLMISGAVVVGLAALGGAGLSSRLSRELRTAAAIARRISRGDLDARIDHPRPPGARHGKDEVAELAAAVDTMAASLQRRLEAEQRFTADVAHELRTPLTGLHTAAELLPACRPAELVRDRVHALRTLTEDLLEVARLDAEVEQPDLDVHPLGRLVETIAERAGGSAAGFTARGTHAAYDTFVRTDARRLERILTNLVANARRHGGDPVEVRVEGAEVTVRDHGPGFPEHLLKDGPRRFQTGACERGQGTGLGLTIAFGQAQVIGASVNLANAADGGAVAVVGLPRA, encoded by the coding sequence ATGCCGCGCCGGAAGGCCGCCGCGCTCAACGGCCTCGGGTTCCGGCGGAAGTTCGCCGCACTCACCGCCCTCGGGCTCCGCTGGAAGATCGCCGCGCTCCTCGCGGGCGGCTGTGCGGTGGTCGCCGTCGCCATCGGGCTGCTCATCCACCACGCCCGGCTCGACCAGGTCGCCGGTAACGCCCGGTCGAACGCCACCGCGCAGCTCGTCCGCGTACGCCAGTTGTACGAGCTGACGGGGGAGGTCGACAGGAGCGACATGGACGCGGCGCTCGACGCCCCGGACCTGCCCGAGCCGTTGCGGCGGGCCGCGCTGGCCGGGCAGCGGACCACCTACCTCGACATGGCGGCGGACGACCCGTGCGTCTGGGCGGCGAGGCCGGTCGGCGGCCGCAAGCCCCACGTCCTGTCCGTCCGCGCGTCGCTGCGCGAACAGGCCGGTGAGGTGGCCGAGTTCGACCGGCGGCTGATGATCTCGGGAGCCGTGGTCGTCGGCCTGGCCGCGCTCGGCGGCGCGGGGCTGTCCAGCAGGCTCAGCCGTGAACTGCGCACCGCCGCGGCCATCGCGCGCCGCATCAGCCGGGGCGACCTCGACGCCCGCATCGACCACCCCCGGCCGCCGGGCGCGCGCCACGGCAAGGACGAGGTGGCCGAACTGGCCGCCGCCGTCGACACGATGGCCGCGTCCCTCCAGCGGCGCCTGGAGGCCGAGCAGCGCTTCACCGCCGATGTCGCGCACGAGCTGCGCACCCCGCTGACCGGGCTGCACACGGCGGCCGAGCTGCTTCCTGCCTGCCGCCCCGCCGAGCTGGTGCGCGACCGCGTGCACGCGCTGCGCACCCTCACGGAGGACCTGCTGGAGGTGGCGCGCCTTGACGCGGAGGTGGAGCAGCCGGACCTGGACGTGCATCCGCTGGGGCGGCTCGTCGAGACGATCGCCGAGCGCGCGGGCGGCTCGGCGGCCGGCTTCACGGCGCGGGGGACGCACGCCGCGTACGACACGTTCGTACGCACGGACGCGCGTCGGCTGGAACGGATCCTGACGAATCTCGTCGCCAACGCCCGCAGGCACGGCGGCGATCCCGTCGAGGTGCGGGTCGAGGGCGCCGAGGTCACGGTCCGCGACCACGGACCGGGCTTCCCCGAACACCTCCTGAAGGACGGCCCGCGGCGCTTCCAGACCGGCGCGTGCGAACGCGGCCAGGGCACCGGCCTCGGCCTGACCATCGCGTTCGGCCAGGCCCAGGTGATCGGCGCGAGCGTGAACCTGGCCAACGCGGCGGACGGCGGCGCGGTGGCGGTGGTCGGCCTGCCGCGCGCCTGA